One part of the Mangrovibacillus cuniculi genome encodes these proteins:
- a CDS encoding Cof-type HAD-IIB family hydrolase yields MNYQMLAMNIDGTLLHDNGRLHKSTRESIEFAVEKGIYVTLVTSRPFASAKRVARALKLDTFLVTQSGSFIASDAEKPISVKKLTEEKTYELARFLEQVNGQVRVMDEQRTLSNKIPLQQQLLAKAVFQPAYRLTHAYTYVDSICDVLQETPMAASKVEVTFENRNTLDDVHGALNALFDEFTYIICEDNRLEITTKGVSKLNGVKYICDRLGVKREKVVMIGSSQDDIPLMEWAGLGVAMGQSSKTVLDAADWVTRSNQENGVAYMVKEHFRKQQHQDFLSKFK; encoded by the coding sequence ATGAATTATCAAATGTTAGCAATGAACATTGACGGTACGCTGCTTCACGATAATGGGCGTTTGCATAAATCAACTAGAGAATCCATTGAATTTGCTGTTGAGAAAGGAATTTATGTGACTTTGGTAACGTCGCGTCCTTTTGCTTCTGCAAAACGCGTAGCTAGAGCACTAAAGCTCGATACATTTTTGGTCACTCAATCTGGTTCATTTATTGCTTCTGATGCAGAAAAGCCGATTTCTGTGAAAAAGCTAACGGAAGAAAAAACATATGAGCTAGCAAGATTCTTAGAGCAAGTAAATGGGCAAGTAAGGGTAATGGACGAACAGCGTACGTTATCTAACAAAATTCCGTTGCAACAGCAATTGTTAGCAAAAGCTGTGTTCCAGCCTGCCTATCGTTTAACTCATGCATACACATATGTAGACTCGATTTGCGATGTTCTACAAGAAACTCCAATGGCAGCTTCCAAAGTAGAAGTGACATTTGAAAATCGTAATACGTTGGATGATGTACATGGAGCACTAAATGCATTATTTGATGAGTTTACGTATATCATTTGCGAGGATAACCGTTTGGAAATCACCACAAAGGGTGTATCTAAGTTGAATGGTGTGAAATATATTTGTGACCGTTTAGGAGTAAAAAGAGAAAAAGTAGTCATGATTGGATCTAGCCAAGATGATATTCCGCTTATGGAGTGGGCTGGACTAGGAGTAGCCATGGGGCAATCCTCTAAAACAGTATTAGATGCAGCGGACTGGGTAACCAGATCAAATCAAGAGAACGGTGTAGCATATATGGTAAAAGAACACTTCCGAAAGCAGCAGCACCAAGACTTTTTATCAAAATTTAAATAA
- a CDS encoding DUF445 domain-containing protein yields MNDWMTIVIMISIGAAIGGFTNSLAIKMLFRPYKPIYIGKMRVPFTPGLIPKRREELAKQLGNMVTTHLVTPERFIKKWMSEETKHSVNTQVTRLFREWLEKETTIEQMGKWFTKEDLEEKIVTQLKNVLVKGGNSWWLTNRSEKLVDVLTEDFEEKITGAFPSLSKTIVKKLEIYVASPEGKDTLEGLIQDFLKDKGMLGNMITMFLGNVSLSDKIQPELLKFLRREETAELVEGFMQSRWTKWRVTPLEDWVSPEKGEVFIEQVSSFVVGKLPIASLLHTPVQNWVRPFEETVAQDWIPNGVEVVMKKGVGQIPHMMESFRIDKMVEEQVESLPVSQLEELLLSISRKEFKMITVLGALLGGVIGLFQGILVLFL; encoded by the coding sequence ATGAACGACTGGATGACAATAGTAATAATGATTAGTATCGGAGCAGCAATTGGAGGGTTCACTAACTCTCTAGCAATCAAAATGCTGTTTCGCCCATACAAACCTATATATATAGGCAAAATGAGAGTACCTTTTACACCAGGTTTAATCCCAAAAAGAAGAGAGGAACTCGCAAAGCAATTAGGGAACATGGTGACCACTCATTTGGTGACACCAGAGCGCTTTATCAAGAAGTGGATGAGTGAAGAAACGAAACATAGTGTTAACACACAAGTAACTAGATTGTTTCGTGAATGGTTAGAAAAAGAAACAACTATTGAACAAATGGGAAAGTGGTTTACGAAAGAAGATTTGGAAGAAAAGATAGTCACTCAATTGAAAAATGTGCTTGTTAAAGGTGGAAACAGCTGGTGGTTAACAAATCGTTCGGAAAAGCTGGTAGATGTATTAACGGAAGACTTTGAAGAGAAAATTACAGGTGCTTTTCCAAGTTTAAGTAAAACTATTGTAAAAAAGTTAGAAATTTATGTAGCAAGTCCTGAAGGAAAAGACACACTAGAAGGCTTAATTCAAGACTTTTTAAAAGACAAAGGGATGCTTGGAAACATGATTACCATGTTTCTCGGAAATGTATCTTTGTCTGATAAGATCCAACCAGAGTTGTTAAAATTTTTACGACGCGAGGAAACAGCTGAATTAGTAGAAGGGTTTATGCAGAGTCGATGGACAAAGTGGAGAGTGACACCTCTTGAAGATTGGGTATCTCCAGAAAAAGGAGAAGTGTTCATAGAACAAGTAAGTTCATTTGTGGTTGGAAAATTACCGATTGCTTCTCTTTTGCATACACCGGTCCAAAACTGGGTACGCCCCTTTGAAGAGACAGTTGCACAAGATTGGATTCCAAACGGAGTAGAAGTGGTTATGAAGAAAGGTGTTGGACAAATTCCGCATATGATGGAATCTTTCCGCATAGATAAAATGGTGGAAGAACAAGTGGAGTCTCTACCAGTCTCTCAATTAGAAGAGTTACTTTTATCGATATCAAGAAAAGAATTTAAGATGATCACGGTTTTAGGAGCTTTACTTGGTGGAGTAATTGGCCTTTTCCAAGGAATCCTAGTCTTATTTTTATAA
- a CDS encoding YheC/YheD family protein, whose protein sequence is MKALLSQDLSKPNCFHFTMTHALSKDSNTVQVLRIGTSIFFGEMKDENTFIFEQKQWKDVPTCLSHELHVSIRNNEIVVEPVLMILTDSRVGSANFTSYESFYLEMLEYGNSIGAVTYILPLTDYHLYKESKGFIHIGGEWKEEFVPLPTTVYNRVHNRKIDASQGMDLLRKDFQEKEIAFFNHQYVSKWEVHKVLSTEPSFRAYLPKTEYAQYECIYDFLHEKVSFFLKPAWGSLGKGIHYVEFNQNLSHWLITDGNKVQRYHSIQEACTYLDKLVAKSPHILQQKVSLVTYDDRPVDFRIHLIASTTSEFEVTSIIARVSAKNKIVSNLSQGGELGKSLNVLKSLFDSEKAKTIYSLMKELSIEMASLLSYELDGSYREFGIDMGVDVNGKPWLIECNIKPSKQQDIATGIRASTKAIWKSLFEREKLI, encoded by the coding sequence ATGAAAGCCCTTCTGTCCCAAGACTTATCTAAACCAAATTGCTTTCATTTTACCATGACACATGCACTTTCAAAAGATTCTAACACTGTCCAAGTTCTGCGCATTGGGACATCTATCTTTTTTGGTGAGATGAAGGATGAAAATACATTTATTTTTGAACAAAAACAATGGAAAGATGTCCCTACCTGTTTATCACATGAGTTACATGTTTCGATACGTAATAATGAGATTGTTGTGGAACCTGTATTAATGATTTTAACAGACAGTAGAGTAGGATCAGCCAACTTTACCTCCTACGAATCTTTTTACTTAGAAATGTTAGAATACGGAAACAGCATTGGTGCTGTTACGTATATTTTGCCACTTACTGACTACCACTTATATAAAGAATCCAAAGGTTTCATTCATATAGGTGGGGAATGGAAAGAAGAATTTGTTCCACTGCCAACAACTGTTTACAATCGCGTGCATAACCGTAAGATAGACGCTAGCCAGGGGATGGACCTTCTTCGAAAAGATTTTCAGGAAAAAGAAATTGCATTCTTTAATCACCAGTATGTGTCTAAATGGGAAGTTCATAAAGTTTTATCGACTGAACCATCTTTTAGAGCCTATCTGCCTAAAACCGAATACGCTCAGTATGAGTGTATTTACGACTTTCTACACGAAAAGGTTTCTTTCTTTTTGAAACCAGCTTGGGGTTCTCTAGGGAAGGGCATTCATTATGTGGAGTTTAATCAAAATCTTTCTCACTGGTTAATTACAGACGGGAATAAAGTGCAACGTTATCATTCTATCCAAGAGGCTTGTACGTATTTAGATAAACTTGTCGCTAAGTCTCCTCATATTCTCCAACAAAAAGTATCGTTAGTAACCTATGATGATAGACCCGTAGATTTTCGCATTCACCTAATAGCTTCTACTACTTCTGAATTCGAGGTTACTTCCATAATTGCTAGGGTATCAGCCAAAAATAAAATAGTTTCTAATTTATCACAAGGTGGCGAGTTAGGGAAGTCGTTAAATGTTCTAAAAAGTTTGTTTGATTCAGAGAAGGCAAAGACCATTTACTCGCTAATGAAAGAACTTAGTATAGAAATGGCTTCTCTGCTCTCATATGAACTTGATGGGAGCTACAGAGAGTTCGGCATCGATATGGGAGTAGATGTAAATGGAAAGCCATGGTTGATTGAATGCAATATTAAGCCTTCTAAGCAACAGGATATCGCTACTGGAATTAGAGCCTCTACAAAAGCAATTTGGAAAAGTCTTTTTGAAAGGGAGAAATTAATATGA
- a CDS encoding coproporphyrinogen III oxidase — protein MKLSINGLHDERFQRPLQLIANLFFEDCKVQLEQENSDINIHFSVTKSAGKVHVAGELLHGDNHYKEEHERTIQESLTEKEQFKQVKFAVSYVYLSLLQQETGVIQPWGILTGVRPTKLLHKFLKQGLTKDEAHQILRDQYMITEEKIALMQTIVDRQLQVIPDLYTIQNEVSIYIGIPFCPTKCAYCTFPAFAIQGKLGKVDTFLEGLHYEIKEMGAWLKEKGIRITSIYYGGGTPTSISAEQMDLLYAEMYRSFPDVKDIREITVEAGRPDTIFPDKLEVLKKHNIDRISVNPQSYTQETLKAIGRHHTVEETIEKFWLSRNMGMKNINMDLIIGLPGEGVPEFQHTIDETEKLMPESLTVHTLSFKRASEMTQNKEKYPVASRPEIEEMMSMAEKWTKENGYTPYYLYRMKNILGNLENVGYAQEGQDSIYNIVIMEEVQTIIGLGCGASSKFVHPTTGVITQLANPKDPKSYNDTYKEYSKKKIDILEELFRDSVTV, from the coding sequence ATGAAGCTATCAATTAATGGACTGCATGATGAAAGATTTCAGCGTCCCTTACAACTAATTGCTAACCTATTTTTTGAAGACTGCAAAGTGCAGTTAGAACAAGAAAATAGTGATATAAATATTCATTTCTCTGTGACGAAAAGCGCTGGAAAAGTACACGTGGCAGGTGAATTACTTCATGGAGATAACCATTACAAGGAAGAACATGAACGAACAATTCAAGAATCATTGACGGAAAAAGAGCAATTTAAACAGGTGAAATTTGCCGTTTCTTATGTGTACTTAAGTTTGCTACAACAGGAAACAGGTGTCATCCAACCATGGGGAATTCTAACCGGAGTTCGCCCAACAAAATTACTTCATAAATTTTTAAAACAAGGTCTAACAAAAGATGAAGCACATCAAATCTTACGTGATCAATACATGATTACAGAGGAAAAGATTGCATTAATGCAGACTATAGTAGACCGTCAGCTGCAAGTAATACCAGATCTTTATACCATTCAAAATGAAGTTAGCATCTACATTGGTATTCCATTTTGTCCCACAAAGTGTGCATACTGTACGTTCCCGGCTTTCGCTATTCAAGGGAAACTAGGTAAAGTAGATACATTCTTAGAAGGACTTCATTATGAAATAAAAGAAATGGGTGCTTGGTTAAAAGAAAAAGGAATTAGAATTACTTCTATTTATTATGGTGGAGGAACTCCTACTTCTATTAGTGCGGAACAAATGGACCTTTTATATGCAGAGATGTATCGCTCTTTCCCAGATGTAAAAGACATTCGTGAGATTACGGTGGAAGCGGGACGCCCAGATACCATTTTCCCTGACAAATTAGAAGTACTGAAGAAACATAACATTGATCGTATTTCTGTGAACCCTCAGTCCTATACACAAGAAACATTAAAAGCAATCGGTCGCCATCATACGGTGGAGGAAACGATTGAAAAGTTCTGGTTATCGAGAAACATGGGAATGAAAAACATTAATATGGACTTAATTATTGGATTACCTGGTGAAGGAGTGCCTGAATTCCAACACACTATTGATGAAACAGAAAAATTAATGCCAGAATCATTAACAGTCCATACACTATCATTCAAACGTGCGTCCGAAATGACTCAGAATAAAGAGAAGTATCCAGTTGCTTCACGTCCTGAGATTGAAGAGATGATGAGCATGGCAGAAAAGTGGACGAAAGAGAACGGCTATACACCTTATTACCTGTATCGAATGAAGAACATCTTAGGTAATTTAGAGAACGTAGGGTATGCACAAGAAGGACAAGATAGCATCTACAACATTGTGATTATGGAAGAAGTACAAACAATCATCGGCCTTGGATGTGGAGCTTCCTCTAAATTTGTCCACCCAACAACTGGTGTCATTACACAATTGGCAAACCCAAAAGACCCGAAATCGTATAACGACACATACAAAGAATACAGTAAGAAGAAAATCGATATTCTAGAAGAGTTGTTTAGAGATTCTGTGACTGTATAA
- a CDS encoding YlbF family regulator: MATNLYDYAYELEKALRESDEYVQLRGLYDQVNADESAKRIFENFRDIQMNLQQKQMTGQEITQEEVEQAQKSAAIVQQHELISQLMQAEQRMSMAIGELNKIIMKPLEELYGSLGE; the protein is encoded by the coding sequence ATGGCTACAAATTTATATGATTACGCGTACGAATTAGAAAAAGCATTACGTGAAAGTGATGAGTATGTTCAATTAAGAGGTTTATATGATCAAGTAAATGCAGATGAATCAGCAAAGCGTATTTTCGAAAACTTCCGTGATATTCAAATGAACCTGCAGCAAAAACAAATGACAGGCCAAGAAATTACACAAGAAGAAGTAGAACAAGCGCAAAAGTCTGCTGCAATCGTTCAACAACATGAGTTAATCTCTCAGCTAATGCAAGCAGAACAACGCATGAGCATGGCAATTGGTGAATTAAACAAAATCATCATGAAGCCTCTTGAAGAACTATACGGTTCACTAGGTGAATAA
- a CDS encoding enoyl-CoA hydratase, protein MVIHLSYETLLVSTEGNCTTITLNRPQSMNALNETLLQELAHCLNVVSRDDSQQIVVLRGNNGVFSAGGDIKDMLLKESTEEEFSAIMSAITDIVVTLYTMPKLTISLVEGAAAGLGLSLALATDRLVATPSTVLAMNFIGIGLIPDGGGHYFLAERLGPKKAQEMIWAGNKLTAQEAKEAGLVHEVVESVEEYLGATLKEWRRKPLLAMIKTKMIYASMNRDELLRVLQMEKQGQWKMRLTDDHKEGVDAFLMKRYPKFEGK, encoded by the coding sequence ATGGTCATTCATTTATCGTATGAAACATTGCTCGTGTCAACAGAGGGGAACTGTACGACGATTACATTAAATCGTCCACAAAGTATGAATGCATTAAATGAAACACTTCTTCAAGAACTAGCACACTGTCTAAATGTTGTGAGTAGAGACGATTCACAACAAATTGTGGTACTTCGTGGAAACAACGGGGTATTTTCAGCAGGTGGAGATATCAAGGATATGCTGCTGAAAGAATCTACAGAAGAAGAGTTTTCGGCCATTATGTCTGCCATTACAGACATTGTCGTGACACTATACACGATGCCGAAATTGACCATTAGTTTGGTAGAGGGAGCGGCTGCTGGATTAGGTCTAAGCTTAGCTTTAGCAACGGATCGTTTAGTAGCGACACCTTCAACTGTTCTTGCGATGAACTTTATTGGCATTGGATTAATTCCTGACGGTGGAGGACATTATTTCTTAGCGGAGCGACTTGGACCGAAAAAAGCGCAAGAAATGATTTGGGCTGGAAATAAACTAACGGCCCAAGAAGCAAAAGAAGCTGGATTAGTTCACGAGGTAGTGGAATCTGTCGAAGAATACTTAGGTGCTACACTAAAAGAGTGGAGAAGAAAGCCGCTTTTAGCCATGATCAAAACTAAGATGATTTATGCATCCATGAATAGAGATGAATTACTTCGAGTATTGCAAATGGAGAAACAAGGCCAATGGAAAATGCGTTTAACAGATGACCATAAAGAGGGTGTTGATGCATTCCTAATGAAGCGATATCCGAAGTTTGAGGGGAAATAA
- a CDS encoding YhzD family protein: MTTYKLTIYGLSEGEHLEETVEASSEAEAKERGNKRLEELKALDATYRLTSSAGKLILFHS; encoded by the coding sequence ATGACTACGTACAAACTAACAATTTACGGACTTTCAGAAGGGGAACATTTAGAGGAGACAGTTGAAGCTTCATCAGAAGCAGAAGCCAAAGAGCGTGGAAATAAGAGATTAGAAGAATTGAAGGCACTAGATGCTACTTACAGACTTACCTCATCAGCTGGGAAGTTGATTTTGTTTCATTCGTAA